The following DNA comes from Rhinolophus sinicus isolate RSC01 linkage group LG06, ASM3656204v1, whole genome shotgun sequence.
GCTTATTATTGCCTTAAGACTGTTGACCTAGGTATTCCCtctaataaaatgttcttttgagCTTCCTGGATTGGCTCCCTGTCATTCAGATATCAACTTCAATATGTTTTATCAGAGAAGACCACCCCTTATCATATcctattctatttctttgtagAGTTCTCATCACCATCTAATTGTTTTCTTGATTAGTTGTCTTCCTCCATTAGATATAAACTCCACTAGAACATCTGTCTTCCACTAGGAACCTGTCTTCCTGTTTTTTCTCTATCCTCAGTGCTAGAATATAACAATAATCCTTCATGAAAGACTTGGTGTTTCAGAACTTGGAGACAGGTTGTGTTGCTGGAATATAAAGTATTGGGCTGGCGTAGGTAGGAGTGGTGGTCCGGGGGCAGTAGGAAAAGAGCATGGAGAAATAGGCAGAGTTCAAATCAAGGACAACTCGTATGCAATGTTCAGGAGCTTGGTCTTACCCTGTAGTGTAGTGATAGAGATTATCCAATGATACTGCATGAGAGAAGGTCAGAAGACGGGCAGATCATGTAAGGAAGGAGTATCTTTTCAAAGGGCTTCTGAAATACCTCTTACGAAAGCTGAGTACTTTCTACCTTTGTATAAAACAATTTTCGAAATAGATTAAGTAGACATGCTTCTTTCCTTTGACtcattataattatgttttattctcTTGGTCAGTTCTACATGTGgattttgtctttaacatttgcatCTCATGGCATATGCTGAATCTACCTGACCAAATATAAACCCAGAAAGGACGAGGGTGAGAGAACCAGCCCGCTTTCACTTTTCACCGGGCGGTGTCAGTTACTGATCCTAGTCCAGATCAACCCCTTTGGTCTCTTCTGTTCCTAAAGCTGCAAGCAAGGATTCCGACCATCTCTGTGCTCTTCACTTAATTGTTCTGTTAGAAACTACTGCTGTACATCTGTCTGGTTCATGGAATGATTCTGGATATATGctgaaaaaaagtgattttgcACTCGGCCTTTTATAGGTTGGCTAAGTTGATGGTGTACAGCTAGTGGACAAAGGTTGCTTGCGCCTCCAGGAGTGGTAGAATAATACTTGAAAGGCTGTGGACTGAGTGGCCTGACGAGACGTCATCATGTAATTGTAGTGCCCAGTGTTGCTCATGTTTTTTGCACTTACCTGTAAGGAAATATACATGCTCCTGTCTGGATTTGGCTACATATCTTTTAAACCTGGTGATTCAGCtcacaataatattaatattatgtcaAGTCTCTTCCACTGTGTCATTTGTAGACACCATCTGGGAATTGCCATCTGGGACAAGAGATCTTGGCTGTCCTACAGAAGTCGTGTCTTCAGGTTGGACACGCCATATGTCATCACTGTGTGAACTAAAAGTAACCATTTGGTGTGATGTAGCTAACATTCTGGTTACATGTACCACCTCCCTTCAGTCACTTTAAAAGGTGAGAATCTGTATCTAACCTGATTCAGTAAGTTTTCttctctggttttcctttttggcctattTAGCCTCCTTTGGAAAGTCTGGCGACCGTGGAAGAGACTGTGGTTCGAGACAAGGCTGTGGAATCCCTAAGGCAGATCTCCCAGGAGCATACTCCTGTTGCCCTGGAAGCTCATTTTGTACCTCTGGTGAAACGCCTTGCGAGTGGGGATTGGTTCACTTCTCGCACATCTGCTTGTGGTTTGTTCAGCGTTTGCTATCCCAGGGCTTCGAATGCTGTCAAAGCAGAAATTAGACAGTAAGAtatggtatttttttgttgttatttgggGTTATGGGAACTCATAGCTGACAATTGACACAGTATCCTGTTAGCAATGAGTGGCTGATATCAGGGTAGTAGGATTAATGATGTCACTTTTTTTTGTCCAGTTGAATATACCAGTGGTTTTAGCTTTGTTACTTCTATGAATTGAAGCCTAATCACTGATGTATGTAAGAAAAAACCTCTAAaatgtctgcgtgtgtgtgtgtgtgtgtgtgtgtgtgtgtgtgtgtgtgtgtattggaggTATTTAATCAGTGGTATTTGACAGAAAGtaccttcattattttatttgctccAGGCACTTCCGTTCCTTGTGCTCAGATGACACACCAATGGTACGCCGTGCTGCTGCTTCCAAATTGGGTGAATTTGCAAAAGTGTTAGAATTAGAGAGTGTGAAAAGTGAAATTGTTCCATTGTTCACTAATCTAGCTTCAGATGAACAGGTAAGTTAACTCTTAGAATTTAAGGTACACAGATATGCTCCTCtcctctaatattttaaaaatttctttgggGAGTTTGGTTCTTATATTAGGATTCTTTTTACAAAATTCATACCTAATTCTGGCCTGGATAAAGTTTAATATGACCCACCTCAgtgtctttatatttctttcataatcAGACCATGATTTTCTCTTACATTAGCAGCTGTTAAAAGAAGGGGAAGTCAGGAAACGGGAGCCATACTTAGAAAGGAAGATCAGGACTGCGTTAAGGGGTAACACACCTTTGCGCATGCTAGGCTGGATTGTCGGAAGGGAGGGTAAAAATTCCTGGAATTTTTGACTTTCAGATAACAAGCATAACATGTGTTAGGAAAGCTATTTGACCCTTTGAATCCTCTCTATGAATGTATAGGATGACTACATATAATAGCAATTTTAAATCCAAGGATCTAGATCTCTTTGGTGTAgacataacaataataatagtaatagcaggCACCTAAATAAAGTACATAACCTTCCTCAGCTCGTTTTAAGTGGTTTACATATATGAAGTAATTCAGTTCTCACAATAGCTCCATGAGGTAGATACCCCATTTTACATAttaggaaacagaggcacaaaaaattgaagtaacttgctcaaagttgCATAGTTAACAGTGGTGGAGTTGGGATTGGAATAGaggcagtttggctccagagttCACAGCCTTCACGGCTGTGTTATACTGCCTCTGTATAGTGCTTCGGAGGGTCAGCCCCCAGCATTTCTGGACTCGAGAAAGTCCTTTTGGGTTTCTAATTTGCCTAGTGTCTGCCCTAGAATCACCTGTGTCCGGGACCAAGCGCACCAGGCACATACTGATAGtctcatttttcacttctgaATCGAAAGATCTTAAatcttcctttcaaaataaatttttaaatttcataaaatagcATATAGGAAACAGCACAAAATAGACAacttaatgaattattataaGGTAATGCCATCTTATAACTGTCATCATGGAAGGAGACAGAACTTTGATAGCTGCTAACGCAGAGGCCCTCCCCGGGCTCCCTCCCAAACACAGGGTCCCCTCCATTCACcactcctcactccccacccacTTAAGATTAACACTGTATCTTGACTTTTATGGTTACCATCTCCTTACTCTCCTTGCACTTTTATTACTCAAATGTTATAGTTTAAAACAGCACTTGTCCAACAGAACTGTAGTGTAGGCTACctattaattttaagttttttattagccacatttcaaaaaatgaaaaacggggtggccggttagctcagttggttggagcgtggtgctgataataccaaggttgccagtctgatccccgcatgggccactgtgagctgtgcccttaaaaaaaaaaaaaaaaagtaaaaaggtgaaaataattgtaataatatattttatttaacccagtataccCCAGATAATTACCATTTGAACATGTGGCACTACCACTTTTTCAGTACTCAGAAGCCACATGTGGTTATCACATTGGACAGACAGCACAGGTTTAGAAtctttatttgtgattttattgattacatttcctaGAGTAtaattcaacattttcttttgccCTCTCTATTTCCTGCAAAATGATGGTTGAATCTAAAAAAGGGTTTTcacaaactttttttgtaaaagaccaaatagtaaatattttcagctttgtgggccagTCTCTGTTGTAacaactcagctctgctgttgtagcacaaaagcacCATAATATGTAAACTAATGGTCGTGGCAGTATTCCAGtagaactttatttacagaaactaGCTGTGTCCTGGATTCGGCCAGTGTTTCTCCCACCCCGGATCTAGAGGCTCAGTGAGATTTAGTTTGATATTTTGGGGGTGATATGATCACTTCATAGTGGGGTGTACTTTTCATCCTTCAGGAGGCATTTAATGTCTAGTTGTGATATTAGCAATTGATGCTCAAAAAAATATGAAGTGCTTAGTTGTGAAAGATGTGTATGTATATTCCTTTCGACCACTGATAGAATTGCTGTTCCTGGCTTattcattcactgaaaaaaatatttatagagtacttACTagtgtgttttcccaaaaataagacctagccggacaatcagctctaatgcgtcttttggagcaaaaattaatataagacccggttttattttgctataatagaccaggtcttatatagtatagtatattatagtataatataatataatatataatataatataatactgggtcttatattaatttttgctccaaaagacttattagagctgattgtccggctaggtcttattttgggggaaatgtggTATTATACATATCAGTCACTGTTTTAGTGCTGGGATACAGTGTTAAGGCATACAAGGACCCTGCTGTAATggagtttatattttaacaaaggaaaacagataaaTCAGCAGAGTATCAGGGATAAATGCTATGGTGAGAATAGAGTAGGGTGGCATAATAGGGAGTGATTTATTATAGGGCATTTTCTCTAGACTGGCTAGTCAGAAGGACTGTGAGAAGGTGATGTAAActgagacaagaaagaaaaatgccagccATACCCTTGTTTAGAGTGTCAGAGCTCCAGGAAAAGAGAATTCCAGGAAGAGAGGACTCTGGTGTAGAGACCCTATGGTTAGAACAGAGTGAAAAGGGATCTGGTAAGAGATGAAGCTGAAGAACAAAAATGGGCCCGATCATGGAGGGCCTTTAAGCCAGGGTGCagagtttagattttttttttaggtgcaACGAGGATACATCTAGAATTTTAAGCAGGGATGTGACTTGAtgtagtttccattttttaaagatcGTTCTCGCTTCCGGGTGGAAACTAAATTGTAAGGTGAGGGGCGAGAGTAGAAacaggaagaccagttaggagcTTGTGAATAACCCAGGTAAGACACAGTGGTGAACCAGGGAGGTATAGTGAAGATGAAGAGAATCAGGAGTTACGTTTGGCGGTAGAGTTGGTCGAACGGTGATTGGATCGGATGAGGGGAAAAGGCATCAAGAAGGTCTTGATTTTTGGCTTGTGCAACTGGGTGGATGGTAGTGTCattgctgagatggagaagatTCTGGGAGGAGGAGCAGGTATAGGGAGTACTGGAAGAGAAGTAAttgattaacaaatatttattgatatatatttccATAGGTGATAGTAGTcccttgtttttttattgtttttggaatCTAAAAATATCTATAGCTACTACCAAGAACCTCGTTCTGCCTTTTTTAGACTGTTCATTGGATAAAGGAGTCCTGGGCATATAGTAGTAAGTTATTGTTGatctacaatttttaaaatttgtaatattttggaAAGTTGGAGTCACTGTTAtctcttgtgtatatatatgtgcatatatacatacacatacacatatgttttatatatataaaatatatatatgtttctctctatatatatatgtatacatatactatTAAAACTCGGTCCTGTTCCCCCTTGGTGCccatatgtttacatattttcagtttctatttacatatttatgattCTCAAATCTGTAGTCTCAATTCCTAATTTCTCATTGATTTGTCTAGTTGTATATTTCTACTTGCTCAAAGGACATAGGTATCACATTGACACTTTGCAGTTTACATTTCGAAAGCTGAGTTCATTAATCCCATCTTTCTAATTTCTTTGCTGTGTTTTTCTAGGCTTTGCTACATCAAAGTTATTCTGTTCTTGATCCTCAACGTCTAAATCcaacatttcttttattactattttaatttgcttttctttccaagtcatCGTCTCATTCCTAAACTTCTATTTCTGCCCTTTGAAACTGAGTACAGGTTTCCCCTGCTATCTGAAAGTAGAGcgttcctatgaaacctttcataAGTTGAAATGGTGTAAAGTGCAGAAGCAATTACCTTAGGACACGTCTTGctaacagatgcacaaaataaactGAGATATAAAGCACggatgctcacagacacagtgcGAAGCTATGGCAGCTTGTTGttgagatgctgagtgtggttcctGGAAAGGAGCTTGGCAGAGCCACTCTTGCTGCTTGGGGTGTGTCCTGCCTCTATAACGGCTCAAACAACTGCTGAatgctatttttgcttttcacctttttttgtaaaagtgaaaatccttttcagatttcttttcgGTAGTGAATACGGGTATTAATAATGTAGGTCTTTTACAAAAGCAAAGTGGCATAAAGTGAACTGTTGAAAAACAGTGAGGGCGGGGtacctttattttgaaaactaagtGATTGCCTTACCCGTAGCCTCTTTCTCTGTTCTGATCTGTTAATAAACTTGTACAagcatagttttcatttttatccctcAATTTCGTATAATGAGGCTTTGAAGACATTAAAATGGTCTCgctttttcattttacattttcacttcattttccttaataaaaagtCTGTACTCCAGCCAATGTAATTATTTTGCTGCTCACTCCTAGAACACGTGGTCTCTACCTTTACGGCTTTGATGTGCCATTTCAGGCCAAGGGAGCAGCTATTTCAAAACATAAAGACTTGACGCTgcatttagtgtgtgtgtgtgtgttttaattgatACCCACAGCACTGCCCCACACCATGCAATCTGGCCGTCAGTAAATATAGTCTAACAAAGAATGTTGTACCTTTAGGATTCAGTGCGCCTCCTAGCTGTGGAAGCTTGTGTCAGTATTGCCCAGTTACTGTCTCAGGATGACCTTGAGGTTTTGGTGATGCCTACACTTCGACAAGCAGCGGAAGATAAATCTTGGAGAGTTCGCTATATGGTAGCTGACAAATTTTCAGAGGTAAAATGATTGCACTGACATTTTTTTagtactaaagaaaaaaaaaaaaatccaaacccaCAGATTTGCTGTTGTATCAAAAGTTTCTGAATTAATTCTTCTGAATTGGAAATGTTTGTGAATAAAATATGTACCTAAGGATTATAgtagtttgttttgttcatattaattattttgttagtATATATTAAAAGCTGTGCAAATTCTTTTATAGCTCCAGAAAGCTGTGGGTCCTAAGATCACCTTAAATGACCTCATCCCCGCCTTTCAGAACCTGCTTAAAGACTGTGAAGCTGAAGTCCGAGCAGCTGCTGCCCATAAAGTAAAAGGTGGAGTTCAATTTATGTTGCAGCACGTGTCATTTATTTTGGTGCATTATCTTATGTTAgtgaattttgtatgttttttgttctAGAACATGTTTTCAAGTTAATAGAAATGATTTCATCGTGTAGAAATGTTACAATATCATATAAATCTACTTCCATTATATTTAAAACCAAACAGCCATTTTATCTTGTTTCTATAAAAAAGGTTGAATTAGTGTAATACACGATGGCCTATAGATTGACAAAAAAGTGCGTTTAGCCTAAGAgccatttttcttccttggaGCTTATTTGCTTAAACATATGATTTGATTGAACTTGAAACTGTTGATAAACCTTGTTAAATTTCTTCATTTGGCTCCTTGTAAATGGCTCTatataagcattatttttttctatttgttttttccatctcttttagaACTTTGTGAGAACTTGCCTATTGAAGGTAGAGAGACCATTATTATGAATCAAATTCTACCCTACATAAAGGTAAacctaactttattttttgttttactttgcccTCTATGGAGGTAAACCTTCGctcagttaatttttgtttgtttgttttactttaaagttCTTCGAGTTTAAAGGTGGACAAGGGATGAATGGGACAGATATGTTAATGTGTGACATTGTCATTTATCACTTATTAGTGCGTTGTAATTGTAAAATGCTCTTTGGTACATAAGTTTATGTTATCTGACAAATGGTCTAAAGAAACATGATCATCTAAATCAATATCGAAATAGTGctgtctttttaaattccttgGGAAATTATATTGAAGTTTCTGTTATCTTgcaaaaaataaagtcttttaattttgattttattttaggaattagTATCTGATACAAATCAACATGTCAAATCGGCTCTAGCATCTGTAATTATGGGATTGTGTACCATTTTGGGCAAAGAGAATACCATTGAACATCTTCTGCCCCTTTTTTTAGCTCAGTTAAAGGATGAGGTGAGTTTGGCTATAAATTCTGTTGCTTAATAGTTGGTGAtttgctttggttttggtttggggTTTCACTAAAATAGAATCCAAAACAGGGATGAAGggatttaaaaaagtaacttaTTTTAAACCAGTGACAATCCCTGTGTTTGACTATGAGGTTGCAAATTCCCCAGGAAATGGGCATAAGGAGCTATTGATACAGACTTTGAAGTGTCTCTCCATTTGCTGCCTGATTTCTGCTGACATGCActgatttcttctctttaaacTTAATATACAGTTAtactttcacagatgaggaagtcGAGGcacaaagagataaaataattcaCCCAAATTCTCGGCAGTggcagatctgggatttgaaTACATGTGATTTGAATCCAGAGCCTATGTATACTCTTTATTATCCTATAGACTTTTCATTGAAACTTCTGCTTAAGATCCGTTACATTTATGTGCTTTGAATAGTGTACTCATTCATTATTCAGTATTTCTTCTAAGACTATACTTTTTTTCACCTGAGTCAATACTTTCTTAAACTTTATTTAGCAGTTTTTACCTTATAACAGCAGGAAAATACTGAGCAGAGAACGTGATTGTTATATGTGTTCTTTTGGTGCTTGTATACTTGCAGTGTCCTGAAGTTCGCTTGAATATCATCTCTAATTTGGATTGTGTAAATGAAGTGATTGGAATCCGTCAGCTCTCTCAGTCTCTCCTTCCTGCCATAGTGGAGCTGGCTGAAGATGCCAAGTGGAGGGTCCGGCTGGCCATCATTGAATATATGCCACTGCTGGCGGGCCAGCTGGTGAGTATGTGTGCTCTGTGAAGTGAAGGATAACACAGGTAGTAGAGCACATTTACCAGGCAAGCAAGTAAGAGGCCCCAGTAACTTGTATGATTATGTTCATTTAGACACATCTAAGTGTGGCCTGTCCTAGTTGCCTGTAGGAtggctttcattttcattagtgCAGTAACTTCGAACAAAAAGGAATTACAGAAACACAGTATTGTAACTATCTCTTACAAATCAAGTTGGGGAGATGGACAATGTCTCTTTTAGGGTAGGGACTGTGTTCAGTGATTTATTTCATGTGCCTGGCATTCACAAGCACTTAACATTTGtggaatgttgaataaatgaatacctGAATATTTTTTGAGAAAGCTCATAAAATCATTTCAGTTTACAGCTAACATTACTGTACTCCagtttgtttcccttctctcaccCCCACTTCCATTCCTTTCAGATCATAGCAtatgggatttatttttttcctttcttggacCACTGAATTTGTATTGCTAATTTAGATATATTTAGTTTATGAAATGCATCTTTTGCATGTCTGTGGCATcatatattttatgaaacttGAAGTGTCCCATTCTTCAAAATGAATGCCAAAGATCAATATATAGGTAAAAGGGTCAGACGAAGTCATCTGGTtatctctcctttccctctgtcACTTCCAAGTGCTGAGGTTCACCTTCTGTTCTTTACTGGTTACTCTCATGGTTCACCTTTCCAGAGTGGAAAGCAGCAGTGGCTAACTGATTTGCTAAAGACTGAAAAAACTGTCCAGAGGGAAGGTGAATTTaaggactattttttttaacctctgctcCTTGTAGATGTGGGAGGTCAGTAAAAGTTGGTAGCTCTATGGAGGAAGCAAGGCAAATGGTGACTTTGCTGTCTGGCAAGGGTCACATGCAGTGGTCAGGAACATTTGTTATACAACTTCAACTTCATGTTAGaattatatatactatttttattttattatctgtaaaggtttttttttaaggagggcgcagctcacagtggccagtgcggggatcgaactggcaaccttggtgctaccagcaccatgctctaatcaactgagctaaccggccgcccctatcTGTAAAGGTTTTTATATCAGGTAGTCAATTTATGAAAGTCTTTTATATGACTTTTTGTATGGCCTGGCTTGTGGGCCATCTTGAGTAAATGTAAAGTTGAATCAcaaaaatcaggaaaagaaagttAATTAGGACTCAAGAAAAATCCataacttaaaatgaaaatgaaatctttgAGAGCTGACATGGTAATCTAAGTGTATACTAAAACTTGTTTATAATCTATTATAAAACCATTTTATGCTGTTAAATCACtattttcaaaatgctgaaaCTTATACcatatcttttaatttaaaatatgtaatcgCTGGACTTCTTAGGATCCAAAGAAACATGTAGAGCCCAAAAGGGAGGTGTTAGGAGAGCATATATCACACATTCTCACACATGATGCAGAAGACCCACAGTAACAGGTCTGTGTAAATCAGCGCCAGGAGCTTGTCCCCAGCCTGTGCCAGAGTGGCCACCCATTGACAGGAAGAGCAAAACTGGGAGAGCCACTTTGCCTTTAGCTGTGCCCTTGTACTGGGGCCTTGTCACCTGTAGTCTTGTGCCTGCTTTATTCTCCTTCCTCTGGTTTTGCCCATCATCTCAGAAATACTCCGCAGTTGGGAATATCTTTACTTCTTgatgtcattttctttatccttaatAATTTATTAAGGATGATACTAACCTAAAAGGGAAAATTTTGAGAATTATCAATATTATTGACAGGTGTTTTCCTGGGTAATTCAGTCTTACAAATACTGTACAGATTACTTGGTAGACCATCCACACTGCATTCTTTCTGCTCAATTTGCAGTATTGTATCTGGCTCCTGGCCACCCCATTCTCTCCCACTTAGCAGGGTCTGGGCCATCTCACTCACTTTGCTTTGCTTCCTTTATGATTTCTAGCCAATAAAATAGATTTACAATTTGTAAATCAAATGCCATGGTATTCCTTTTCTGACTGGTTCGTGAATTCAGCTTATTTGGAaacaagtatttgtttttttggtttttttgtgtgtgttttttttagctCTCAGGTCACTTTGGTATAATACAAATAGATTGTCCTGATGTCTAAATTTTGGAGGTGTGTATTAATGGACTCTTCTGTATCCATAGGGTGTGGAATTCTTTGATGAAAAGTTGAATTCTTTATGTATGGCCTGGCTTGTGGACCATGGTAAGTAAATAAGTTAAAAACAGGTTATAATGGAAGGctcatgtttttgcatgtatcgcattttgtttatatgtttttttgtttttttttggaaaggaaTCCTATCCTGAGCAGATATTTTGCCTTACCAATGTAGGGATGAAGAAAGACTGATTAAAGTCCAGTTAGCTTCCTTTGAACACAAGTTTGACATTTGTATTTTCTACCAGTTTACTTCGatcttaaactttattttctccattaaacaATCTTTTTGCCCTGTTTCTTACTCTGTTACATTATTTTCAGACTACCTCTTTTATACATATACTCACTCCTTTCTTATCCCAAGGTCTTCTGCTTGACTGGTGCCCTCTTTGTGTCTTTAGCCACTCTAGACTGGGTTGGACTCAGATGAAAGGTCTACGGGGAAGAAATGGCTACTTGGCTTCTTTGAGGTGACACAGAGAAGGAGGTATACAGTGTCACAGTAAAGGAGTCTAGGAGTGGGAGATGTCAGCTGTGACCTAAGACGAAGAGGGCCcagatttctgttttaattaatgaAAGGCAAACTCACTGCCTGCACCCTTGGCTACTGCTGCTGTAATGTGAAGAGATGGCAAACTGTGAACTCAGGGCAGGTCAGATGGgacaacatttagaaaacaagctTTTAATACTTTATCTTCTCTTTGCATTTATAACATAATTCGCTTCAGCAATCACAGCATGCTTTTCTTCGAATGCCACAAACTGTGTTACAAATGAAAACTGGTACTGCTGTTTATCATAATATACAAGACTATTGATGTTTACATAAAAcagttttatatgttaatttgTTAGCAGTTGACTTTTTGACAAGGTCTCAGGTCTATGTGTCTCCTCTTGTCTGCCAGACAGTGGTGGGTGGGAAGGGCGCCCTCTGTACCAGTGAGGTCCAGTGCCAGGCCCCAGGTCCAGACTTGGCAGATTCAGTGTGGTCCGAGACCTGTCAGTTGAGGGCTCTGGGGGCTCAGAACATAATGTCCTGTGACCTTCAGTTTCATATTTTGATGGATATGGTAGTTCCACAGCATCTTACGTATGTATTGAGTGTATCT
Coding sequences within:
- the PPP2R1B gene encoding serine/threonine-protein phosphatase 2A 65 kDa regulatory subunit A beta isoform isoform X5, with translation MAGAAVPGTGPGAAGGDGDDSLYPIAVLIDELRNEDVQLRLNSIQKLSTIALALGVERTRTELLPFLTDTIYDEDEVLLALAEQLGNFTGLVGGPDFAHCLLPPLESLATVEETVVRDKAVESLRQISQEHTPVALEAHFVPLVKRLASGDWFTSRTSACGLFSVCYPRASNAVKAEIRQHFRSLCSDDTPMVRRAAASKLGEFAKVLELESVKSEIVPLFTNLASDEQDSVRLLAVEACVSIAQLLSQDDLEVLVMPTLRQAAEDKSWRVRYMVADKFSELQKAVGPKITLNDLIPAFQNLLKDCEAEVRAAAAHKVKELCENLPIEGRETIIMNQILPYIKELVSDTNQHVKSALASVIMGLCTILGKENTIEHLLPLFLAQLKDECPEVRLNIISNLDCVNEVIGIRQLSQSLLPAIVELAEDAKWRVRLAIIEYMPLLAGQLGVEFFDEKLNSLCMAWLVDHVYAIREAATNNLMKLVQKFGTEWAQNTIVPKVLVMANDPNYLHRMTTLFCINALSEACGQEITTKQMLPIVLKMAGDQVANVRFNVAKSLQKIGPILDSGALQEEVKPVLQKLGQDEDMDVKYFAQEAISVLALA
- the PPP2R1B gene encoding serine/threonine-protein phosphatase 2A 65 kDa regulatory subunit A beta isoform isoform X6, which produces MAGAAVPGTGPGAAGGDGDDSLYPIAVLIDELRNEDVQLRLNSIQKLSTIALALGVERTRTELLPFLTDTIYDEDEVLLALAEQLGNFTGLVGGPDFAHCLLPPLESLATVEETVVRDKAVESLRQISQEHTPVALEAHFVPLVKRLASGDWFTSRTSACGLFSVCYPRASNAVKAEIRQHFRSLCSDDTPMVRRAAASKLGEFAKVLELESVKSEIVPLFTNLASDEQDSVRLLAVEACVSIAQLLSQDDLEVLVMPTLRQAAEDKSWRVRYMVADKFSELQKAVGPKITLNDLIPAFQNLLKDCEAEVRAAAAHKVKELCENLPIEGRETIIMNQILPYIKELVSDTNQHVKSALASVIMGLCTILGKENTIEHLLPLFLAQLKDECPEVRLNIISNLDCVNEVIGIRQLSQSLLPAIVELAEDAKWRVRLAIIEYMPLLAGQLGVEFFDEKLNSLCMAWLVDHVYAIREAATNNLMKLVQKFGTEWAQNTIVPKVLVMANDPNYLHRMTTLFCINALSEACGQEITTKQMLPIVLKMAGDQVANVRFNVAKSLQKIGPILDSGALQEEVKPVLQKLGQDEDMDVKYFAQEAISAVAQRLRKLDFPVKDSEESSASGANKNHFLRPREPREDTGQAQRDRPARVASKEAGEAAPLRGAGAAKGPAYQLHVNTRDTFAQLEIAELVHFSQSRD
- the PPP2R1B gene encoding serine/threonine-protein phosphatase 2A 65 kDa regulatory subunit A beta isoform isoform X2, translating into MAGAAVPGTGPGAAGGDGDDSLYPIAVLIDELRNEDVQLRLNSIQKLSTIALALGVERTRTELLPFLTDTIYDEDEVLLALAEQLGNFTGLVGGPDFAHCLLPPLESLATVEETVVRDKAVESLRQISQEHTPVALEAHFVPLVKRLASGDWFTSRTSACGLFSVCYPRASNAVKAEIRQHFRSLCSDDTPMVRRAAASKLGEFAKVLELESVKSEIVPLFTNLASDEQDSVRLLAVEACVSIAQLLSQDDLEVLVMPTLRQAAEDKSWRVRYMVADKFSELQKAVGPKITLNDLIPAFQNLLKDCEAEVRAAAAHKVKELCENLPIEGRETIIMNQILPYIKELVSDTNQHVKSALASVIMGLCTILGKENTIEHLLPLFLAQLKDECPEVRLNIISNLDCVNEVIGIRQLSQSLLPAIVELAEDAKWRVRLAIIEYMPLLAGQLGVEFFDEKLNSLCMAWLVDHVYAIREAATNNLMKLVQKFGTEWAQNTIVPKVLVMANDPNYLHRMTTLFCINALSEACGQEITTKQMLPIVLKMAGDQVANVRFNVAKSLQKIGPILDSGALQEEVKPVLQKLGQDEDMDVKYFAQEAISAVAQRLRKLDFPVKDSEESSASGANKNHFLRPREPREDTGQFSPSMSRHKETDRLGWLPRRQERQPRLGAQAQPRSALHSTGIPPTITGTNVVKWDQHISCM
- the PPP2R1B gene encoding serine/threonine-protein phosphatase 2A 65 kDa regulatory subunit A beta isoform isoform X3, translating into MAGAAVPGTGPGAAGGDGDDSLYPIAVLIDELRNEDVQLRLNSIQKLSTIALALGVERTRTELLPFLTDTIYDEDEVLLALAEQLGNFTGLVGGPDFAHCLLPPLESLATVEETVVRDKAVESLRQISQEHTPVALEAHFVPLVKRLASGDWFTSRTSACGLFSVCYPRASNAVKAEIRQHFRSLCSDDTPMVRRAAASKLGEFAKVLELESVKSEIVPLFTNLASDEQDSVRLLAVEACVSIAQLLSQDDLEVLVMPTLRQAAEDKSWRVRYMVADKFSELQKAVGPKITLNDLIPAFQNLLKDCEAEVRAAAAHKVKELCENLPIEGRETIIMNQILPYIKELVSDTNQHVKSALASVIMGLCTILGKENTIEHLLPLFLAQLKDECPEVRLNIISNLDCVNEVIGIRQLSQSLLPAIVELAEDAKWRVRLAIIEYMPLLAGQLGVEFFDEKLNSLCMAWLVDHVYAIREAATNNLMKLVQKFGTEWAQNTIVPKVLVMANDPNYLHRMTTLFCINALSEACGQEITTKQMLPIVLKMAGDQVANVRFNVAKSLQKIGPILDSGALQEEVKPVLQKLGQDEDMDVKYFAQEAISAVAQRLRKLDFPVKDSEESSASGANKNHFLRPREPREDTGQGPAYQLHVNTRDTFAQLEIAELVHFSQSRD